One part of the Bdellovibrio bacteriovorus genome encodes these proteins:
- a CDS encoding endonuclease/exonuclease/phosphatase family protein, translating into MFDGIPSKDALNLKEAHWQRLSTSVYENKPLKKTQDIAKALKEINADIIMLCEVGGLESLNNFNLLFMDEAYSPCLIEGNSERNIDVGFLIRKGLPFYFDLQSNKHRLINYLYPHERESLTHGYPVKGGKITTSHKFSRDVVELKLFKTDRDKPFMIILLTHLKSRLDPERIDPNGFERRQAELRTLIEIYQELEKTHPQVPVMVAGDFNGNASITGTDEEFKDLYTLTSLRDVLEVAQLEAEQRATFYQVRNSSRADGRQIDFVFIPPLLHPYLKPASAYVHRYKDEFGMAHDIPRNMDAKLSLPSDHYPLVFEIEKLPLK; encoded by the coding sequence ATGTTTGATGGAATCCCCTCCAAGGATGCTCTGAACCTGAAAGAAGCTCACTGGCAGCGTCTGTCCACCTCGGTTTATGAAAACAAACCCCTGAAAAAGACTCAGGATATCGCCAAAGCCCTGAAAGAGATCAATGCCGACATCATCATGCTGTGCGAAGTGGGCGGTTTGGAGTCACTGAATAACTTCAACCTTCTCTTTATGGATGAGGCCTATTCCCCTTGTCTGATTGAAGGAAACTCGGAACGCAATATCGACGTGGGTTTTTTGATCCGCAAAGGACTGCCGTTCTATTTTGACCTTCAATCCAACAAGCACCGCCTGATCAATTACCTGTACCCGCACGAACGCGAAAGCCTGACCCACGGCTATCCGGTCAAGGGCGGCAAGATCACCACCAGCCACAAGTTTTCCCGGGATGTCGTAGAGCTGAAGCTTTTCAAAACTGACCGAGACAAACCCTTCATGATCATCCTGCTGACGCACCTAAAATCCCGCCTGGATCCAGAACGCATCGATCCGAACGGTTTTGAGCGCCGTCAGGCCGAGCTGCGCACTTTGATCGAAATCTATCAGGAACTGGAAAAGACCCATCCGCAAGTGCCCGTCATGGTCGCCGGGGACTTTAACGGAAACGCCAGCATCACCGGAACGGATGAGGAGTTTAAAGACCTTTACACCCTCACCTCACTGCGCGACGTGTTGGAAGTGGCGCAACTGGAAGCCGAGCAGCGAGCGACCTTCTATCAAGTCCGAAACTCCTCGCGGGCCGACGGACGACAAATTGATTTTGTTTTTATCCCACCTCTGTTGCACCCCTATCTGAAGCCGGCGTCAGCTTATGTGCATCGGTACAAAGATGAGTTCGGCATGGCTCACGACATTCCCCGCAATATGGATGCCAAATTAAGTCTCCCCTCGGATCATTATCCGCTGGTGTTCGAAATTGAGAAGCTTCCTTTGAAATAA
- a CDS encoding DUF502 domain-containing protein, whose amino-acid sequence MKQLQKIFLQGLVTFLPIALTIYIIYAGVAIVDSFLGDALRQILPIYIPGLGFLITIVLILLLGLMLNNLLAGGIFQKLEQKLTKVPFIKAIYSPLRDLMNLFSKGGGPGGLQKVVLVDIGEGENPIRAMGLVTRESFKDVPAIEQNAGDRVAVYIPMSYGLGGFTLMIPRNRITPLDMPIEKAMSLAITGWVKADKNEGEKK is encoded by the coding sequence ATGAAACAACTTCAGAAGATCTTCTTGCAGGGCCTCGTTACATTTTTGCCGATCGCACTGACAATCTATATCATTTACGCTGGCGTCGCGATTGTAGACAGTTTCCTGGGGGATGCTCTTCGCCAAATTCTGCCTATCTATATCCCGGGATTGGGCTTCCTGATCACGATTGTTCTGATTCTTCTGCTGGGTCTGATGCTGAACAACCTGCTGGCGGGCGGTATCTTCCAGAAACTCGAACAAAAGCTGACCAAAGTTCCCTTCATCAAAGCCATCTACAGTCCCCTGCGCGACCTAATGAATCTGTTTTCAAAAGGTGGCGGTCCGGGCGGATTGCAAAAAGTTGTCTTGGTCGATATTGGCGAAGGTGAAAACCCGATTCGTGCCATGGGCCTTGTGACCCGTGAAAGCTTCAAAGATGTTCCTGCCATTGAACAAAATGCCGGGGACCGCGTCGCTGTTTATATTCCAATGAGCTATGGTTTGGGTGGATTCACCCTGATGATCCCAAGAAATCGCATCACTCCGCTGGACATGCCGATTGAAAAAGCCATGAGTCTTGCCATCACCGGCTGGGTGAAGGCCGACAAAAACGAAGGCGAGAAAAAGTAA
- a CDS encoding TIGR02147 family protein has product MDTLEYLDKVRLELKTRRISQRGLALRAKIPPGRVSEILQGRRPLTVYYANKIALALNITPPESLMKAGTANPTRPDRVLSEDELQVIQNWYHLAILNLIKTDGGHRNPAWFAQRLGITEKDVYQALRRMLRLRLIVQEESGYRRTSGFVTTSAQIPSATLRNMHHQMMEQSQKALQKVPVEFRDISHMVMAINPDKLPEAKEEIRLFRRKMAALLEETAPATEVYLLGLQLVPLSKITEASK; this is encoded by the coding sequence TTGGACACTCTGGAATATTTGGACAAAGTTCGGCTTGAACTCAAAACCCGGCGCATTTCTCAAAGAGGCCTGGCCCTGCGTGCGAAGATCCCCCCGGGCCGAGTTTCTGAAATTCTTCAGGGGCGCAGACCTCTGACGGTCTATTACGCCAACAAGATTGCTCTGGCCCTGAACATCACTCCCCCAGAATCTCTTATGAAGGCTGGCACCGCCAACCCCACTCGCCCCGACCGGGTTCTTAGCGAAGACGAACTTCAAGTCATCCAGAACTGGTACCACTTGGCTATTTTAAATCTGATCAAAACAGATGGCGGCCACCGCAACCCCGCTTGGTTTGCTCAACGACTGGGAATTACCGAAAAGGACGTGTATCAGGCCCTGCGCCGCATGCTTCGACTGCGCCTCATAGTACAGGAAGAGTCCGGCTATCGCCGCACCAGCGGATTTGTCACCACATCTGCTCAGATTCCCAGTGCCACATTAAGAAACATGCATCATCAAATGATGGAGCAAAGCCAAAAGGCCTTGCAAAAAGTGCCGGTCGAATTTCGCGATATTTCCCACATGGTCATGGCCATCAATCCGGACAAACTTCCCGAAGCCAAAGAAGAGATCCGTCTGTTCAGACGGAAGATGGCAGCACTGCTGGAAGAGACCGCCCCCGCCACGGAAGTTTATCTTCTGGGCCTGCAACTTGTTCCACTTAGCAAAATAACGGAGGCTTCCAAATGA
- a CDS encoding GNAT family N-acetyltransferase, with product MKSIDLPIVKKTSRLILRPLEATDYENWVQAYSSMRPPQNEWDETNWDESELTLKKFKELLKSEKDQRARDHFYSFGVFLKDDGTLIGLVTLMDISRAIFQNAYIGYRIFNNYWGYGFAQEATRGCIDIAFKKLKLHRVEAGIAPTNKKSIKVAKALKMRKEGLSKRRLLVHKKWQDMEIWALTCEDLRSSKK from the coding sequence ATGAAGTCTATAGATCTGCCCATCGTTAAAAAAACATCCCGCCTGATCCTGCGCCCCCTGGAAGCCACTGATTATGAAAACTGGGTGCAGGCCTATTCCAGTATGCGTCCTCCGCAAAATGAATGGGATGAAACGAACTGGGACGAGAGTGAACTGACCCTTAAAAAATTCAAAGAGCTTCTGAAGTCTGAAAAAGACCAGCGCGCACGTGATCACTTTTATTCTTTCGGTGTGTTTTTGAAAGACGACGGCACGCTGATTGGTCTTGTCACCCTGATGGATATTTCCCGCGCGATTTTCCAGAACGCCTATATCGGCTATCGTATTTTCAACAACTATTGGGGCTATGGCTTTGCCCAAGAGGCCACCCGCGGTTGCATCGACATCGCTTTTAAAAAATTGAAACTTCACCGGGTGGAAGCCGGCATCGCGCCGACGAACAAAAAATCCATCAAGGTCGCCAAGGCTTTGAAAATGCGCAAAGAAGGCTTAAGCAAACGCCGCCTGCTGGTTCATAAAAAGTGGCAGGACATGGAGATCTGGGCCCTGACCTGCGAGGATCTGCGCTCTTCCAAGAAGTAA
- a CDS encoding S8 family serine peptidase, which yields MTPILRGLFISLILIGWNAGAQSAPEVVPGEYLIKFKASSGGPGLAQNKLQGKANFKAAFPGLGVFQVSMKSDMDEKAMFEALKNDPDVEYIEPNFVLKKNEIEPNGPVERLSYEDVVASGYVSSNPSVYSQSTADTRVADSWAQQSPLDSSHGKVIVAVVDTGLDKAHDVFKPYSSGGTGALWINQIEANGTPGVDDDQNGYVDDINGWNFISNTGNFYDDDDHGTHVAGIVVGAGQNIFARPLAESKIQIMPLKFLGAGGSGSTANAIKAIYYAVNNGARVINNSWGGSSYSRSLHDAITYAYDHHVLVVSAAGNYGSNNDSAPMYPANYDVPSNIAVASTSKWDDRSGFSNYGSYTVHIGSPGEYIESTVPGNDTMKMSGTSMAAPFVAGMAALALREATSLSGYQIKQLVLQSADQVYSLNGVVSSSARIDALSLLNGAQSMASTMASQPSYKPSYLSERSVASDGAAGGGGCGLVRSVVSQGPGSGQGGAGGGAAGVVFGLLMVPLILWQVLRARDPKARRKHERFKMSSEIRVQVGDRELVGSVNTISQGGLSFNTDQALEKGGIVTMRIQSPDGHEVIEVQGQVVWCEENKAYGVAFENARTGTLAMIRDWTSGLIKT from the coding sequence GTGACGCCGATTCTAAGAGGTCTTTTTATTTCATTGATTCTGATTGGGTGGAATGCGGGGGCGCAGTCAGCTCCTGAAGTGGTTCCTGGCGAGTATCTGATCAAGTTCAAGGCCTCTTCCGGAGGACCTGGATTGGCGCAGAACAAGCTGCAGGGGAAAGCCAACTTTAAGGCCGCCTTCCCGGGCCTGGGTGTTTTCCAGGTTTCCATGAAGTCTGACATGGACGAAAAGGCCATGTTTGAGGCTTTAAAAAACGATCCGGACGTTGAGTATATTGAGCCCAACTTTGTTTTGAAGAAGAACGAAATCGAACCCAACGGTCCTGTAGAGCGTCTGTCCTATGAGGACGTCGTGGCCTCAGGCTATGTTTCTTCCAATCCTTCGGTTTATTCCCAGTCCACAGCCGATACTCGGGTTGCGGATTCCTGGGCTCAGCAGTCGCCTTTGGACTCCTCGCACGGCAAGGTGATCGTGGCGGTGGTGGATACGGGGCTGGACAAGGCCCATGACGTATTTAAGCCTTACAGCTCCGGCGGTACCGGAGCCCTGTGGATCAATCAGATTGAAGCCAACGGAACTCCGGGCGTGGATGATGACCAGAACGGTTATGTCGATGACATCAACGGCTGGAACTTTATTTCCAACACCGGAAATTTCTATGACGATGATGACCACGGAACCCACGTGGCGGGGATTGTCGTTGGAGCCGGGCAGAACATCTTTGCCCGTCCTCTGGCTGAATCCAAAATCCAGATCATGCCTTTGAAATTCCTGGGGGCAGGGGGCTCGGGCTCCACGGCCAATGCCATCAAAGCGATCTATTATGCTGTGAACAACGGCGCGCGCGTAATCAACAACTCCTGGGGTGGTTCAAGTTACAGCCGCTCTTTGCACGATGCGATCACTTATGCGTATGACCATCATGTGCTGGTGGTCTCTGCTGCCGGGAACTATGGCAGCAACAATGACTCAGCTCCGATGTATCCGGCCAACTACGATGTTCCAAGCAACATCGCGGTGGCTTCGACCTCCAAGTGGGATGACCGCTCGGGCTTCTCGAACTATGGCAGCTACACGGTTCACATTGGCAGTCCGGGTGAATACATTGAAAGTACCGTTCCAGGGAACGATACGATGAAAATGTCCGGAACCAGTATGGCTGCTCCGTTTGTGGCCGGCATGGCGGCTTTGGCTTTGCGTGAAGCTACAAGTCTTTCCGGTTATCAGATCAAACAACTGGTGTTGCAGTCCGCAGATCAGGTGTATTCCCTGAACGGAGTTGTTTCTTCCAGTGCGCGTATTGATGCTTTAAGTCTGCTAAACGGGGCGCAAAGCATGGCATCGACAATGGCCTCCCAGCCTTCGTACAAACCGTCTTATCTGTCAGAGCGAAGTGTCGCTTCTGACGGAGCTGCTGGCGGCGGCGGTTGTGGTCTGGTTCGCTCTGTTGTCAGCCAGGGCCCGGGCTCTGGTCAGGGCGGTGCCGGCGGCGGTGCTGCGGGTGTGGTGTTTGGATTGTTGATGGTGCCTTTGATCTTGTGGCAGGTTCTGCGTGCCCGTGATCCGAAAGCGCGCCGCAAACACGAGCGCTTCAAGATGAGTTCTGAAATCCGCGTTCAGGTCGGTGACCGTGAACTGGTGGGTTCTGTGAACACGATTTCCCAGGGTGGTCTGTCCTTCAATACGGATCAGGCTCTGGAAAAAGGCGGTATCGTCACCATGCGTATCCAAAGCCCGGATGGCCACGAAGTCATCGAGGTGCAGGGGCAAGTCGTGTGGTGCGAAGAAAACAAAGCCTACGGGGTGGCATTCGAAAATGCCCGAACCGGAACTCTGGCTATGATTCGAGAT
- a CDS encoding M17 family metallopeptidase: MAKKATPAAKAAGKLQFHSWIETFDFGKELKVKNEMTGFVYFLGVDDSAKFASLIEEHALEWQAKSLKQNDREVVYFAGSKGPVWILRPRKKASVGHDGLIDEAAYSWARDQFGTLVSQLKAHHLKGVQMEFHGTEGAQDLGALVGMDVAVYNFRQFVDGKQLTDLPKVALRKSLGSWDKAVVKDAMLRARAVNVARHMVNLPPNDLNPKSFAEMATKRLGFPKNTKVTVWDTKKLVSEKMGLHVAVGQGAENGPCMVHLKYRPAKKSSLKPVAFVGKGITFDTGGLDIKPSSAMRLMKKDMGGAASVIALAQWAAESNYPGPLDFYLALAENAVDGKSFRPGDVITARSGMKVEIDNTDAEGRLVLADVLDVACTQKGAEEAELVIDVATLTGAIKVGLGAEIAGLFSNDDELASALTKAGQRSGDLNWRMPLFEKYWGDLSSPFADCKNSGGGFGGAITAALFLQKFVRGKKWAHLDVYAWTDKAHGALLASGGSGQPVQCLIEFLNSRVSK; the protein is encoded by the coding sequence GTGGCTAAAAAAGCGACTCCAGCAGCAAAGGCGGCGGGGAAGCTTCAATTCCATTCCTGGATTGAAACTTTCGACTTCGGAAAAGAACTTAAAGTAAAAAATGAAATGACAGGCTTTGTCTATTTCCTGGGAGTGGATGACTCTGCAAAGTTTGCTTCTTTGATTGAAGAACACGCGTTGGAATGGCAGGCAAAGTCCCTGAAACAGAACGACCGTGAGGTCGTTTATTTCGCAGGAAGCAAGGGCCCGGTTTGGATTCTGCGCCCGCGTAAAAAAGCGAGTGTTGGCCATGACGGTCTGATTGATGAAGCGGCTTATTCCTGGGCCCGCGATCAGTTCGGAACTTTGGTAAGTCAGTTGAAAGCACACCACCTGAAAGGTGTTCAAATGGAATTCCATGGCACCGAAGGGGCTCAGGATCTGGGCGCCTTGGTGGGGATGGATGTGGCAGTTTACAACTTCCGTCAGTTTGTTGACGGCAAGCAACTGACCGATCTGCCAAAAGTGGCTTTGAGAAAATCCCTGGGGTCCTGGGACAAGGCTGTGGTGAAGGATGCGATGCTGCGTGCCCGCGCGGTGAACGTGGCCCGTCACATGGTGAACTTGCCACCGAACGATCTGAATCCGAAATCTTTCGCGGAAATGGCGACCAAACGCCTGGGCTTCCCGAAAAACACCAAAGTCACTGTTTGGGACACCAAAAAACTGGTCTCTGAAAAAATGGGTCTGCATGTGGCCGTGGGGCAGGGCGCGGAAAACGGTCCTTGCATGGTTCATTTGAAATACCGCCCGGCGAAGAAGTCTTCTTTGAAGCCGGTGGCCTTTGTCGGTAAAGGGATCACCTTTGACACGGGCGGTTTGGATATCAAACCAAGCTCTGCAATGCGCCTGATGAAAAAAGACATGGGTGGCGCGGCCAGCGTGATTGCTCTTGCTCAGTGGGCAGCGGAAAGCAACTATCCGGGGCCTTTGGATTTCTATCTGGCGTTGGCTGAAAATGCGGTGGATGGTAAATCCTTCCGCCCGGGCGATGTGATCACGGCCCGCAGCGGGATGAAAGTTGAAATCGACAACACTGATGCCGAAGGCCGTTTGGTTCTGGCGGATGTTTTGGATGTGGCCTGCACCCAAAAAGGTGCGGAAGAAGCGGAGCTGGTGATTGACGTGGCGACCCTGACGGGCGCTATCAAGGTGGGCCTAGGGGCCGAAATCGCGGGTCTGTTCTCGAACGATGATGAACTGGCTTCTGCTTTGACTAAAGCGGGGCAGCGTTCCGGGGACCTGAACTGGCGCATGCCTTTGTTTGAAAAGTACTGGGGTGACCTGTCTTCACCATTTGCGGATTGTAAAAACTCCGGTGGTGGATTCGGTGGGGCTATCACGGCGGCCTTGTTCCTGCAAAAATTCGTGCGCGGAAAGAAGTGGGCGCACTTGGATGTGTATGCGTGGACGGACAAAGCTCATGGGGCTTTGCTTGCCAGCGGCGGCAGTGGTCAGCCGGTTCAGTGTCTGATTGAGTTCCTGAACTCTCGCGTGTCCAAGTAA
- the apaG gene encoding Co2+/Mg2+ efflux protein ApaG, with product MAMQKTSIPDFQITAKVVYVPTESRPSEGYHFFAYKIAITNTGTTPAQLMSRHWIITDALGKKEEVRGPGVVGLQPKIQPGQTFEYDSACPLTTSTGSMVGRYFFVGESGESFSVEVPEFYLIAPLALH from the coding sequence ATGGCAATGCAAAAAACTTCGATCCCGGATTTCCAAATCACTGCGAAAGTGGTCTATGTACCAACAGAGTCGCGCCCGTCTGAAGGCTACCATTTCTTTGCCTATAAAATTGCCATCACCAACACCGGCACCACTCCTGCCCAGCTGATGAGCCGTCACTGGATCATTACCGATGCTTTGGGCAAAAAAGAAGAAGTTCGTGGCCCCGGTGTTGTCGGATTACAGCCCAAAATTCAACCGGGTCAGACCTTTGAATACGACAGCGCCTGCCCGCTGACGACGTCCACCGGCAGCATGGTGGGCCGTTATTTCTTCGTCGGCGAAAGCGGCGAAAGCTTCTCGGTGGAAGTGCCAGAGTTCTATTTGATCGCTCCTTTGGCGCTGCATTAA
- a CDS encoding helix-turn-helix domain-containing protein, producing MDDQIVLQLKREFARRRAKNPRYSLRSFAKSLGVSVSVVSRSLNGETVPGPRNSKIIEEALAKTAAKNS from the coding sequence ATGGATGATCAGATTGTGTTGCAACTGAAACGAGAATTTGCGCGCCGCCGCGCAAAAAACCCGCGCTATTCTTTGCGCTCGTTTGCAAAGTCTTTGGGTGTTTCTGTCAGTGTGGTGTCGCGTTCTCTGAATGGAGAAACAGTTCCCGGCCCTCGCAACAGCAAAATCATCGAAGAAGCCCTGGCGAAAACAGCAGCCAAGAACAGTTGA